ctattaataaattcttaactcgccaattttcgccacgtcaatttttggcgccgttgctggggagctgcaacagtgtgctaatttattgattggtatttattttaattgcaatttttcttttcattctgtCACTATGAGCTGtacgtttctttcgttaaatgacgcattcacttcctgatccaagcttgccagtatttgaccctgagattgaaagaactctgtcacgtataaggcaagctactgatccagttcattacgtgcaggtgacatggcagcacccagaagagtcactatccaggaggaaggaggcctgattttacgctccaaccattccaggcacaccacccagcagtagctgtagattttgaaataaaatcttcactactcaacttgatgcccaagtttcatggcttacctgctcaagagcctatcaagaatcttagggatttccagactgcttgttctactgttaagcgtaATGGCACTGATGAAATTTCCATTCTGTTGAAAGCCTTCCCGTTTTCTCTGaagggaaaggcaagagagtggtactacactcaacccggaGCAACTatttccaactgggatacacttaggagagagtttctggataaattctttccagtTGAAGTTGCCGATAAGGTGAGGAAGGACATGTCTATGATCGTTCAGGATGAATCTGAGACActctatgaatacttggaacgcttcaataatcttcgaGACGCATGCCCccatcatatgattgacaagatagtgttgCTCGGTTACTTTACACAGGGTTTGAAATCTTAAGATAGAACCACACTGGAAGGTGTTAGCaatggttctatgaaaaagtacaagactacggaagaagcatggcaattgatcagcgacttaACTGACTCTACCAGGAATCACAGGCAGAAGTAAAGTCAGTCAAGAGTTGTTGTAGAGGTATCCACTAGTAAAGAGACTGCTGCTATAGctcagagcttatgtgaaatgactaacttactgaagcagatgcaactgaatcaacaacagcctcagcaagttcagccttctccaccacagcacagccagcagttggttccacaaagagtatgcgGAATCTGGGCAGATTACAGTCACTATACCGATGAGTGTCCGCaactccaaccagaagacaacactgtagcagccactcataactttcatgaccgccccaatcaagggtactgtttttcagagcttcgatctctttggaagtcgtgctcaagcatctgtctggctttgattcttcattgctttgaaatcttttgcagattttctagaggtttggtacttcacagtccgtcctcttttgagtagtagtgtgggttttctacccttgccttctggatcacgccttgcttttgtgttgacaaccctctgctttggtgaagttatccttgcggcttgatatccggactcttagtgacttgtctgatgactttttagtgttctttgtatagaacctttttagtctcggatgacgtacgtagccctgtttgagattgtgccttctttgagtggagttgtatcccttttagctaagcacttttgagccttaaggtttttttcttaaccttttggcttgttcttttttgagattgtacttgcgcctcttctttgctgacgtcgacctgtacgactttgcccctgcttgagttcgatctttccgtgagatcgtgctctctttgggggaagtcgtactcaagcatcctgactttggtcgatcttgagtagttttatcttgtgcgagtttggcattgccttttttagtttgttgagaggtcttttcagccttcttccgacttgtttgtcttcactgttcgggctttttagtcataatccaacaacttttttaggtatagttcctgatgggaaaccttttatagtctgttttggatgactttttagcgccgttttgatttgtgcttttgccttttaagtagtgtcttttttcaagacttcgtaccttttagcaaagcattcctggcattcctctggccgttgcgagatgtctttgtcccctttgtggatctttgtagagtgtcggtattttgttgtccgacctcttttgatcactgccgGTTTTGTCCTCTTTCTGCTTGGttgaggtggtccttggggctaacttgtccgacgactttttagtgttctttggtagaacctttttagttggtctgaacaattttgatagccttgtcatggagccgtggctttttgggcaaagctatgtcccttttagcgcacgctttttgttggtccaatttctcgtgtcgacgagctgtagctttcgttggtccaacttcttgtcggtccaagctgtggttttcgttggtccgacttcttcttgtcggtccaagctgtagcttttgttggtccgactttttcttgttgttccaagctgtagctttgggccgacttcttcatgtcggtcgcttctaagttatttctagtaatcctctttattggacctctgtcaggtctctttcacggattactttttataacttttttgtttatgggacgacttctttacgtcagtcccttctccaagttatttttgtaatcctctttcttagacctttgtcagatctctttcagggattactttttataacttgtccgttgtaggagaccgacttctttatgtcgatctcttctaagttatagcaattcctcttttatagggttgtccagacctctttccagggatttgctgataacttgggttgacttggtccgacttctcaacgtcggccagtctttaagttactattttagcaatccgtaagacctcgtcaggttcttttttggatcactttcgataacttcttacattattctgtgctCATCTTTGCCaatttgtagaaagtggttggcatctctagctcgtcctttgggtgaattgcgttttcacctttatcggacgactcatctttatcgtggtcgtgcagtgaaattgtttttcactttctgccgacctgtagctttataatcggatgATGAACTCTGCTTTCACTTTTTTGCCGACCTTGTCGAAATTGGGCGATGAATTCTGGTTTCATCTTTGCCGAATTTTATCAtgatcgggcggtgaatttggttttcaccccGCCGACCTTGTCGTGATCCGGCAGTGAAATTTgcgtttcagattaatgcgtcttggtatagcagtgaattttgttttcactttgTCGAAATCGAatgatgaattcggttttcatcgtGTCGGGCGGTGAAGTTGGTGCCGACTTGTCGCTTTGTATCGGACGATGAGTTTGcttttcatcttgccgactttgtcgtgatcgggcgtgattttggtgtttcaccttgccgacctgccgtagtcgggcgtcttggtaggaaactttttagggaaaatcttttataatataaagataagagtgtgtacatgttagtacttacctttctaggtcgggcaatctttttggatctcggcctggcgccctttttagattgcaggcatgccatgaccttggtagctcttgccctTCAAGCTCGGGCAGTCTGTAGCAACCTTTCCCCAGTTCTTCTAAACAACttggtatggtcctttccagttgggtgctagctttccttctccaggtcgagttgttccgatatcatttcggattaggataaggttgttgttggcaaagcttcgctgtactaccttctgattgtatcttgaggccattcgacgttttaacgccttcttccttgatcggagctctctctcggactcttggaagtaggtcgagttctttcctttggatttgggagttgacctcttcattgtagaagatcattcctgggggatccttcttcgatctctactgggatcattgcctccatttcgtaaatcaatcggaagggtgattcccccgtggtgaagtgtggagttgtccgatatgcccataggacttgtgggagctcttcagcccaagctccctttgtgtcctttagtctccgttttaacctagctagtatgactttgttggcagcttctgcttgtccattggcttgtgggtgttctacggatgtgaattggtgctttattttcaagttagccactcttttcttgaaacctgtgtccgtgaattgagtgtcattgtttatggtgatggagtaagaaaccccaaaccttgtaataatgttcttgtacaagaatttctgacttctttgagcagtggcattagctagaggctctgcctcaatccattttgtgaagtaatccacccctacaatgaggaacttgacttgtcccgatccttggaaaaatagtccgaggaggtcgagtcccctctttgcgaacggccaaggtgatgttacactgatgagctcctctggtggggcaatgtggaagttggcatgcttttgatgtaaagctttgactttgtatttgggtttttgctctgttgttgcctccaaagggtgcccttggacttttgtgtgagtcctggggtttccctttactgccacgtctgtcactttatgttttactgttattgtccgagttgtttccttatttgcccgagttgttggtagtaattccatagtcgacctatgtctttgagatgtctactaagatcccggacagcgtgtctgattagctggatttcatagttttaaatgcgtgttactgtggctgaccctgagtacatcccttataccgccttcgagaccgatttgttgtggtcttgtaatgtagctcggatgaggcttctgttattgccccttggttggctagttttgaaaatgcatcagctcgggcattctgctctcaaggtatgtgtcggacctcatatccccgaattgtcagagctgttggtgctggctggttttgaaaatgcataagcttgggcattctatgtgtcggacttcatttttctccgatttgtccgagttgttggtgctggctgcattagctcgggcattctatgtgtcagacttcattttccccgatttgtccgagctattttctgtttttgtccagagtcccccgaattgtccgagatgttctctggttttgtccaaggtctcccgaattatccgagctgtcctctgtagggttcttccagctaagtttgttttctgcaggatgccctttattggctggttggttggaactctgatagtgtgagcttgaaagtatgagtggagtcgtcgagaggtgagtatgagggtgtaggcgaactttttctatctgttgataggttagtccggtcccttgtaaagctttgatgatgaagtagacgggttgtttcccactttcgtcttctctgactagtgctgaggctattgcctgacttcccactgcgaggtataatgagttcttcactttcccgtggtctggaaaggatgggtggttgccccaagaattttgaaatctcggaaggcttgttcgtactccgttgtccttttcaactcgtccgacctccttggtgtgaggtggacgttcaactcgtccgacctctttggtgtgaggtagatgtttaactcgttcgacctctttggtatgaggtggaccttcaactcgtccgacctcttggttgtgaagtggaccttcaacttgtccgacctctttggtgtgaggtggaccttcaactcgtccgacctctttctcctttttgcttttgattgggcgaggtggtgggatcttctccgattgatcttctcttttcttggactctttatccttgtcccgtggtgggttaggagaattcggttttttagctttctcctagtcgagagttctcttccatgttgatgtatttctgttcccgttcctgtacctcgttcagagatgttgggtgcttcttggatattgagtggctgagaggtccttctcttaggccattgaagagtcccatgatggccgcttttgttggaagactttgtatgtcaaggcatgcgttgttgaatctttccatgtagctgtaaaggcttttctgatctccttgtttaattcccagcaagcttgaagtgtgtttggctttatccttctggatggagaactggcgaggaatcttcttaacaaggtcgtcaaacttgtgatggatcttggagacaaactgtcgaagcaccatattgctgtcttcgttagagtagtcgggaagactttgcatcgaatggcgtccgatgtgtcggtgaggtacattcttctgaaattactgagatgatggcttggatccaatgtgccgccgtacgggatcatgtcgggagctttgaagtcctttgggactttagctttcatgatatctttggtgaatgggtcttgatctttgtaggggctgtcttcgtgaccggatcgagttgttttggccttgagatctgcttcgagttttaggagcttgtcctttaactcgtggcatcacctaacttcccttcgtaggtctctctcagcttcttgttgatgttccacctttttttcgagttgctttaagcgatcttgaagtgcctccatagcctctcttttggcgaattctcgcctttggtgggttgaagagtatcttttggtgtagtatccgcgtctttgtgcggtgttctatcctctagatctgaatcatggtcgttgtcatggttgtccgccatggtaatgggatgacttccagggtccccggcaacggcgccaatgttccgagggtaacctgaaactgtaggtcgatctcggatgagatcttctgtgctggtcggagctgttgtgtccgacttgttgatggtggtcggagccgccgcgtccgacttgtagatggtggccagagctgccgcgtccgacttgttggactggttgcactgctgatccttcgtcaccggagggtggggggtacctgcaagagactccgatgcttaagttagcatgggtattaaacaggttttatgtagaatcagagtatgagttatacctgggtgctccagtgtatttataatggtgagaagtgaccttcttagataagataagttagttatcttatcttatcttatcttatctttgggtgaggtcagcttatcttcaacgaaaccgcctttatctttcggctgcctttggattgggctgtgttccttcgtttgggccttcttgggcctctgtggcgttttggccaagctctttgagaagaggtcggatattggccgagctctttgagaagaggtcggatattggccgagctctttaagaagaggtcggatagcctgacctgaagaggtcggttggcttgttgctaaacatcccaggtcggacatcttgacccagggtatgaacaggtacaatcaaggtggcaactatagccaaggatggcaggataactctaaccaaggctagagagacaattctaaccaaggttggagggacaattataacagaggaggcagagataacaatggaaatcagaggtggaataacaataacaacttcaggcagcagaatcaaaaTCAGGCTTACAGAGCACCTTATCTCAGAGAGCCTCAAACATCTCAGCAGACCTCTCAGATCACTTAcccctcttcatctcctaatgatgaGTTACTACAATCTATTAATCAGAGACAACATGccatgaaaaataattttaatgcaACTCTGAATGGTTTGAATTCTACTTTGCAAgcccttgtctcacagattggatcattgaccaactccaacaaccagtcctcaagctctggtggactcccctctcaaccattacccaacccaAAGGGTGGTATTAATGCCATCACTCTAAGGTCCGGAACCACACTGCAAGAGAGGAATCAGGAAGAGCCAAATCCATCTGAACAcacctcagctgaagaggtagtggaaatagcagatgttgaagaagaaaagagcaTACAGGACAtggctgaagaagaagacaccaaatCACAGGGAGAAGCACCAAAGGGCGCAGACACTATAGAGGATGCCGttcctattccatttccacaacttgcaaggaagcccaggaagcagttggaacctgatcccaaaatggtagaaatcttcaaaaaggttgaggtaactgttccccttttttatgtcattcaacaggtacctaaatatgcaaagtttctaaaagatttgtgcatacataaagacaaaattaatgaattagaaactatccAAGGAAGTGTTTGAAGATAAGTACATaggacaaggtccaagtgtggggaattCCAAGGAAAATACAGGTACTCTATCACTGCCACCAGTTCCAGATAATCCAGAGCCAGACCATGAACAGAAGTTATAATTGAAACCCCTCCCTCCACACCTCAAATATGCCTACCTTGAGGACgagcagaagtttccagttatcattgcacaAGACCTCACTCCTGAACAGGAAGAGCAGTTACTTAGTGTGCtgaggaagcacaagaaagcaattgggtggagtttagcagacatagtaggcatcaaccctcaagtttgtgagcacaggatatttttagaagaaggaTCAAGACTTGTtcgtcaaccccaaagaagactgaaccccactattttagaggttgtcaagaagaaagtgaccagactattagAGGCAGGTATtatctaccccatctcagacagtgaatgggtgtgcccagtacaagtggtgcccaagaagtctggagtcactacagtgaagaatgagcatagAGAGATCAGAGCAACCAGAGTACAAAACGCCTGGagggtctgcattgattacaggcgtctcaaccaatctactcgtaaggatcactaccctctttcattcattgatcaaatgctggatcgcctgtcaggtaaatcacattattgctttttagatggttacacaggctatttacagattcatatagctcctgaggattAGGAAAAGACTACCTTTACATGttcttttgggacttatgcttataagagaatgccctttggcctgtgcaatgcaccagccactttccaaaggtgcatgatgagtcttttctttGATCTgattgaggactgtatggaggtttttatggataATTTTAGcatttatggtgattcttttaacctttgcttggatagtttatctagagtattagatagatgtgtcagtacaaaccttgtattgaattttgaaaaatgtcattttatggttaaacaagGAATCGTATTGGGACATGTTGTATCTAATACTGGCATttctgtagatccagcaaaggtggatgttatttctagtttgccttacccctcttctttgaaggaagtccgttcgttcttTGGACATGCAGGTTTTTACCGAAGATTCATTAAagactttagtaaggtagcacttcccctATCCAGATTACTGCAGAAAGATAtcgagttcgagttcagtgaggattgcaaacaggcgtttgataagctgaaaaccgccctgactcaagctccaattatgagaggaccagactggagccagccattcgaaatcatgtgcgatgcttccaaccatgcagtaggagcagcactggctcagcgtgaaggtaaggatccttttgttattgcttatgcgtctaaaACCTTAGACGCTGCTCAGTCTaattacactactactgaaaaagagcttcttgctattgtttttgctctggataaatttcgagcctatttacttggtactaaggtagtagtgtattcagactacgcagctctaaagtatctattagctaaaaaggaatccaaaccaaggcttataAGTTGGATACTACTGCTACAAGAAttttatttagaaataaaggataggagtggtacccagaatctagtggcagaccacttgagtcgccttaaACACAATAAGGATGACTCcactcctatagatgataattttccatttcataacctacaagcagtatctgaggtaaccccttggtatgcacctgtagctaattatctagttagccgcacTTTTCCTCCACACTTTACTAAGCaccaaagagacaagctgaaaagcgagtctaaatattatatatgggatgacctatatttatggagatgtggcgctgaccaggtaattagaaggtgtgtgcctcaatcagaattccagtccattttataTGCCTGTCACTCAtatgagagtggaggacattttggctctcaaagaacagctagaaaaatcttagactgtggattctggtggcccacCCATTTTAAAGACActgctgagttttgtaaatcttgtccccCATGCCAgaggtttggtaatatatcccagagggatgaaatgcctcaacaaactatgcttttctgtgaatttttttgtgtttggggcattgacttcatgggtccatttcctaATTCTAATGGTCATCtctatatattgttagctgtagactatgtttctaaatgggtggaagcaattcctacccatacagatgatgctttcctttgttagaaaccatattatttgtcgctttggatcaccacgagcaatcgtgagtgatcaaggcacccatttttgtaagaggagactaacaggattactgaagaagcatgggatcaTTCATAAAATAGCAACAGCCTACCATCCTCATACTAATGGGCAAGTCGAGGTGTCTAATAGAGAAATAAAGCGCATCTTacagaagatagtcaaacctcatagaagagactggagcaccagactacaagatgcactctgggcatacagaacagtatacaagacacccattgggatgagtcctttccgcTTAGTCTATGGAAAAGCTTGTTACCTTCCAGTTGAGGTGGAGCACAAAGCTTTTTGGGCAGTAAAAGAACGCAACATGGGATTTGAAAAAGCTAAAGCTGAAAGGAAGTTACAACTGCAAGAATTGGAGAGCCTTaacctagaagcttatgagaactcaagaTTGTACAAGGAGAAAATGAAGGCTGCACATGATCAACACAACAAGAGaaaagagttccaacctggggatTTGGTCCTTCTTTACAACTCTagactgaggctcatgccagACAAACTGCGATCAAGGTGGGAAGGTCCATATAGAGTCAAGAAGGCTAAACCGTACGGAGTTTTCCATCTAAGTCacccttcaagctctgaactcaTCAAGGTTAATGGACATCGTTTGAAGCTCTACCATGGTGAGAAGGCGACGAAAAACAAGGAGTTAGAGATCTTCCTCCTGGAGGATCCACTCGCAACTAAAAACTGAGCTACTGaagcgtccaacttaaggacgttaaaacaaagtgctaggtgggagacaacccaccacggtatgatcgttccttttcttctccttctcttccCTCATCTATAACTCTTCTCCATACTATTGCCTCTATCTTGCACCTCATTTGCATATGgcatttgcataaaaaaaatcacgcgacgcgaccgcaccATTGACGCGTCTGCGTCGCAAGTGGATCCGAGATAATAAGAACATGAAGaaagagtcacgcgagagcgtggctggaggcgtgcctttggcacaaatcatcccacgcgaccgcatcattGACGCGTCTGCATCAAGTGCGAAAACTGGCCTCCCATGCATTCGCGTCACTCATGTGGCCGCGTGCCCTGGAATTCGACGTAAAATGGGTGCACGACCAAAAGTTGTGCTAGAGTGGTGATGGATCGGTGCTGCACGCACAAATTTTTcccacgcggacgcatggcttacgcgtccgcgtcacatccTTCTAatggccactcacgcgatcgcatgacccacgcgatcgcgtcacccaacatttggcaaaaataaaaattcgaacagagagttgtgcgagcgcgaggctgccctcgcgccagtagcataacctgagtcacgcgtccgcgtcgataaACTTAATGCACCTTCACATgaacgcgtcacccacgcatCCACGTCGCTTgtgccgcacagcttatcctaatttgccaaatatcttatctttctcttcccccaatcctactttttcttttccctccttatttctttcttcccccttcttccttcttccctCCTTTTCACTTTctactttctctctctcttcccccattatcaaggtttttcttctcttcttccctctttacttttctattctttttctttatctatgttttcttcttcttttctctttctttttactttcattgcatatgttttctttttctttttcctttttattggtgttggaaatttatttagTCATTGTGGATTGTTTCTTAATTATTTGGCAATTATATTTTAAAGGAGTttcttgcatgttcaatttattattttcattggattatttaccatgcatgctatgtgtttgtgaaaaagctcGTATGACAttatgcacttttctacattatcaTATCCTACTATTCAATGCatgcttttcacaaattccctttactattttattaattgcaTTTGATTGCCAATACAAACGTGATAGTTTGTTACAaagtgatgcttgatctatgctactcatgccattgtcggcatgccaataaacatcttgcatctacttCCCTATCGTGCACTTATTCTATTccctttcttgatcttttcacatgttgtcatgaccatgtgtttatttcattcatctttACCGTGCACTGATTATCACTCACTTAATCCCCTTCCTTGCTTTATCGCTTTGGATTTAACTTactttctctttccttttccaGAATGGCCACaaagaaaggcaaagagaaagctacccctAAACCCTCCGCAAGGAAAGAAACGAAGAGAtcattagtggcagagccttcttcaactgcagtcaagccctcaacaaaaagaattaaaaggattatcaaggttgatgaaaaggaaagagccttcccagcaaaggacactgcacgattcccaaatcgctactgtgagcagatgtttcctattctggcagctcaaaattacaacaatgaacaccttcttatccttctGCCTCGtattgctgaatttgttgagccacaaattgcacaaagacattggggattcttacagagacagccacgacaggttaatctttcttgggttgttgagttctactccaacttccacctgcCGACTCTGCAGGCCATTTATTTAcgccagaagcaagtccccattatagaagaggccattcagcaagccttagatctcccccctgctccagaaggattggacgcttttcagaaagccgcaatcaagcgccaggcatacacctttgactgggacgctgttctcagagttatcgctcgacctggcagcaaatggatcttcggaaaccatcgttcccgtcctaagggaatctcggcttccgctctcaccttagaggctcacgtatgggcacaaATTATGTCCTATTACGTCTTTccgagtactcatgagtcctccttcaccgcaTATATGGCCGTTcaactatggtgcatcctcacagaccagcTTCTTAATTTACCAAGACATATCCGGAATGCTATGGAACATGTGCAGATcgcgggcaacctacctttccccgcattggtctctgatcttatctcagcagccggagtatcctacagagctggagacaccaaagccattcttccacgggatgatcagtatgtccctaacgggagatatctcaggccacaacttgccactaccagccagtccaTAGAGGATGTTGCAGCTCCTCCACCATCTACTAGTCAGCTGCTGCACCAAATACTGAAGCGATTGgaccaacaagaaaagaaagcaaagctccgAGAACGCCACAACCACCGCCGTttcaaatacctcaa
This sequence is a window from Arachis stenosperma cultivar V10309 chromosome 10, arast.V10309.gnm1.PFL2, whole genome shotgun sequence. Protein-coding genes within it:
- the LOC130957144 gene encoding uncharacterized protein LOC130957144, which codes for MGFEKAKAERKLQLQELESLNLEAYENSRLYKEKMKAAHDQHNKRKEFQPGDLVLLYNSRLRLMPDKLRSRWEGPYRVKKAKPYGVFHLSHPSSSELIKVNGHRLKLYHGEKATKNKELEIFLLEDPLATKN